The nucleotide sequence GCAGTTGGTTGTATGTGCCGCTGTTGTCGTGCGCCTTGCGACAGGCTTCCTCGTAAGGGAGTCCCTTGCTGATGACAGGCTCCCGCGAGGTTAATACAAGCAAATAAACGCCAGGGCAATGCGATTAAGCTGCAGTTGCGGGGGCCTGAATTCTTGAGAATCAGAACAATTTGAAAGACGAAGCCTGAAGTAAACGTCGTCTGATGTGGTAGCGAAAGACTATGGAAGAGGAATGAATGGAGGCAAAAGAGCCAAAGTCGGTGTAGTGTTTGTGATGAATTTAATGCTGGCTTGGCAGGGATGACGGAGGGAGGATTTTATGACCGTGGAGACCAAGCTGAACGAGGGGCAgagccagcgcgacgcggggcGACGCGGTCCGCGAATAGATATCGTCCAGGGAACGGAAACAGGCAAAAACAACGACAAGGAGTGTGGTTTATCAGAAGAACATGGACCCTTAACTCTTGATTGGGATTATCGAATTGGACCACCTTCTCACGAACTCCAATTCATCTCGACTCTGAGTTCAATTCAATTGTTGGGGTGAAAGCTCGAGGTGCATCGGCCACGTCAAGGCCCTGGCGACGGCTTGTTGATTTGTTTTCTTCGAGGCGCAAGGAGCTTGCTTACAAGGGTTGACGTAAACAAACCCCAGGATCCTTGTGAAGCACGATCCCAGTAGGGTCCGTCAGGTACAGGTTAGCACTGAACAAACAGCCTGAAGCATCTTTACCGGCCCCTCAGCAGCTAGCTAAGGAAACATGTGGAGAACCTGGCCTCTTTTGCGTCCAGTCAATCCGCAACCCCACCAAGAAAACCCAAGTCACAATGCACCAAACATCTTCATCACCACATTGTGCATCCACGATCATcaaactaaaaaaaaaggcttgtCGGAGAGTGCGCATGCCTAGCTACTTGGCAGCCTCGATAAATCCGGCTGTATTTACTGCGAAGGGTCTATGACAGATTGCGACGGTCCAGACAAATAACTATGACTGTCAATCTcactgagcttgacgcgcaTGAGCAGCCGTCGGACCAGATGCGGGCAATATGGAAATCATACTCCCGGGCAGACAAGGAAGAACTTCTCTTAAATGGAGCCATCGACGACTTGGAGAAACCTGAAAAGGCAGCCGAGTTTGTTGTCGCAGGCACAGTTCCAGCCGCAACGCTCACCAAGGGCTTCGCCTTTCTTGGATCAGGCTTCGATGCTGCCGCCAGTGACGCACCGATTTATTATCACCCATTGTTACCAGGTGCGGGAACCAAGACAACCATGCATACATAGTATGTGTTGGCTTAACAAAGAAACGCTAACTGTTGTGACAGGCCTTCTTATATTCCCCTCAATCGTACCCTTGGAAGTTCAAAAGACCCTGCTCTCAAAACTCATTCACAGAGATCTCAGCGTTCCAGCTCACCAAACCAACATGCATCTTCATTATGAATTGCCTTACGTGGAGCGCAAGCCTACAGATGGAGAAGGGGAACCGGAAGATTGTAGGCAATCATTCTTCTCCCATTCTCCTGATTCGCCTgtccgcttccagcccaAAGACCCAGACGTACACAAACCTCTTTCCATGAAGCAGGTTATGGACCGTCGTCTACACTGGGTGACTCTGGGCGGTCAGTATGACTGGACAAACAGAGTCTACCCTGAAGAGGAGCCACCGAAATTCCCACCCGACGTTGCGGGATTCTTGGAGACGGTGTTCCCCGATACGATCGCGCAGGCAGCGATTGTGAACTTTTACACTCCCGGAGACACCATGATGATGCATCGCGACGTTTCGGAAGAGACCGATAAGGGTCTCGTGAGTCTCAGTCTTGGTTGCGACGGGCTCTTCATGATAGCCCCTAGCGACATTGGTAAAATGTCCGAAGAGGAGCGGCCAGAGGATGTGAAGAAACAATACTTGCTCCTCAGGCTAAGGTCTGGAGATGCCATTTATATGATCAAAGAGTCGAGATATGCGTGGCATGGAGTTCCCAAGGTCCTCAAAGGAACATGCCCAGAGGCCTTGGAAGATTGGCCGGCCGAAGATGGCAGGTTCGAGGAGTGGCGTGGGTGGATGAAGAACAAACGAATCAACCTGAATGTGCGACAGATGAGAGAATGACGCAGCATCAGAGCGTGTTGAAGATGCCTGAAGAGCCATCCAAGCCAGTCGCTCCTCGTATGCGGGTTTGTCAGCTTCAATGAAGGTCACATGGTCTGTCTTGTTCGCCAAGAGAAGCTGTCAGGAATTGTCCATTTAAACGAAAGAATTAGGCGAAACGGCCTTGCTCGACCCCGCAATTATGATAGCGTTCGACCTATCAAAGCACAGGCTTGACTGCTCAACTAGGCAGCAATGGAGGTAAGGCTGGGAGCCTTCGCAAAACAAACGCATGCTTAGAAATGCGACCAAGAGGCCTCAGGTCGCCTTTTCACTTAAAAGCGACCACCCTCCGGACGTTGTCCTCATTCTTCTGAAGATGTACCAGTCATCAATCATAACAATCACATCAATTGCCAAGCAGCCATCTTCGCCAATTAGCCATCTTCGCCAATCTTTTTAACCTCCTCTGGCCTAATTCTTCACCAATCGAACCACCCACAGACCCCAATCCCCCCCATCATGGCAAACATCAGCAGCGTGTTCTCCGAGACCCTGCAGGAGATTaccaaaacaaaacttgAAGAGCTCGCCAAACGCCGTGCGAGCTTTGAAAAGTCTAAATCTGATGCCATTGCATGTGCCACTGCAAGTGCAGGAGATACGATCCGTGCTGTTGATGCTCTCAGCACTGGAGTCAAGCGATGCTTCGGCATAGCGCTTGACGACTCCGGGTCTGTCATCCTCCAACGCACCAAGCACCACCAGCTCGAGATTGAACTGAAAAACATTGATCGTTTTCTCACCCAGGCTCGATATGACCCGTCAGTGTCTACTGAGATGCTGAGGGGTTGGGGAGAGCTTCTCGAGCGCCACCTAGAAACCCAGTCACGTAAATACGAGTTTGCTGATCTATATGGCAAGCTGGTCACTGAGTGGCTGGAAGCCGATCGTGCTTCCTCCAAAGATTCGAGCAGTGACGAAGGCTTCGAAGATTTGGGGAATGCGGCAAAGATGGAAGGACGAATTGAATGGGAGAAGAATGTGTTCACGCCAGCTGAAGTGA is from Pyricularia oryzae 70-15 chromosome 2, whole genome shotgun sequence and encodes:
- a CDS encoding oxidoreductase — its product is MTVNLTELDAHEQPSDQMRAIWKSYSRADKEELLLNGAIDDLEKPEKAAEFVVAGTVPAATLTKGFAFLGSGFDAAASDAPIYYHPLLPGLLIFPSIVPLEVQKTLLSKLIHRDLSVPAHQTNMHLHYELPYVERKPTDGEGEPEDCRQSFFSHSPDSPVRFQPKDPDVHKPLSMKQVMDRRLHWVTLGGQYDWTNRVYPEEEPPKFPPDVAGFLETVFPDTIAQAAIVNFYTPGDTMMMHRDVSEETDKGLVSLSLGCDGLFMIAPSDIGKMSEEERPEDVKKQYLLLRLRSGDAIYMIKESRYAWHGVPKVLKGTCPEALEDWPAEDGRFEEWRGWMKNKRINLNVRQMRE